The sequence below is a genomic window from Glandiceps talaboti chromosome 14, keGlaTala1.1, whole genome shotgun sequence.
AGTAGCAGCTCGTGTCATTGCACTTGCACTTTTTGCATCCATCTTTCTGTGGGCAGTCTTTATAATTGTAATCGTTCACTGGCTTGGTATGACTCTGTGGTTGGTGGTACAGAAAACAGAATTCTGTGGAACTGGGGTAGAAGAGATTCTCTTCGATGGTGTTATCGgcattgtttatatattttgtttttttaacatGAAGGAAGGCAGAACTAGATATCGCATGGCCACTttctattgtattatttttgttgaaaactCTTTCTTGATTGGCCTCTGGTACTGGCAGAAAGAGGAAGATTACGTTTATACCATTCCTGCTCTCTTTTTTGTGTGGGGAGGATTTGTCATCGGAATATTCTGTATGATTCTGTATTATTTATGTTGTCATCCAACTGGTAACATTCAGTGTTGTCCTGATGACAGCCAAGGTGATGCTGAATCACGATATGTACAAACAACAACAGccattgatggattgattgatgtaGTTGATGCAACACCCAGTCAAAGACACGAACCACAAGTTTTACGTAGTCCTTGTGAAGCTAACTTTTTCATAAGAGAAAAGAAATCTATGTCTTGGGGAGGTGGTTGGAAAGCTCTCCACTCTCCGGGGGAAGTGCCACCTGCTGTTAACTCTACAACACCCAATCATTTTTATGTAGAAGTTCCAAATACTGATGGGATGGCTGAAGAATGTGAAGGTAGAGTTTCAAAGGAAAGCAACCaatcagacatcaaggaaagtgAAACTGAATTTTAAACAGTCATACAATAAGACATCCAAATACACAAAACAGTGACCAATCAGAGTTGTGGAaacattaatttgcattttaagTAACTTAATTGCACCAGTTCTAACATGTAACACTGCAATTATACAAACAACAAATCCTGTATCAAACAATTTGAAGCAGTTTATGTAACTGGCCGACCAATCAGACAGCTGCATTTGTGAGACAGCCCAGGTATGGATTCAAACATCGTATGTGTGTTGCATTTTTTAACGACCAAtcaaatgtcttcatttgtGACCAAGGATTTCAAGCAACAATTCAGATATTCAGGTATGTCCATCATTACAACTGCATTTCAAGCAACCAATGggatttgtttatttattgtcaaGGATGTTTGGCAACCAATCAAGTCTCTcaatttatgaaacaatatttcaaattctaGAAGGTTCTCAGACATCAAACAAAGTAAATCTAATTCAATAACCAATCAGATGTTTGGGATTTTACACCATTATTTTATAACAGCAACTATCAGATTTCAAAAAATGGTAAACCACCTTCCCAGCAACCAATCAgatcttgtttgtttttaaatggtATTGCTAGCAACCAATCAGATCTCTTCAGTTGTGTAAGTATTTAAGTATCAAGTTTTGCAGCAAGGAAGGCATatctaaatttgaaaatcatcaCACCAAACAACCATAGGCATGCTTTGTCTTGAAGTTGTACTCATTGGCCAAACACAAACATGTGACCATAGGAATATTTTGTCTCGTGCTAAATAAAACAGTCATGTGACCAtagcaatattttgtttaatactGGTTGGTTAAAAGCAATGATGTGACCATAGATATACTAAAATATCATCAATTTTTACACCAAATCTGTGTGCTAATTGTGGCATTATCTTGGCTTTTTACCCAATTTTATCATCACACTGAATAATTTGCCAagtaattttaacattttgaaattttatattgATGTTAATTTAGGTTATTCTTATTTATGACAAATAGTGCTGTAACGGTATTTTGTCATGACCTATAAcctataacctttgacctaccaTGTTTATAGTGCTTGAAACAGGTTTCAGTCCAAGAGTGGTAGGTGTTCGGATAATTCAAATAGTTTGCTCCAAATCTCaacaaaaatgatatataacTGCCATGAAAGAATGATACGGATATTTGATTTTGCAGGGTATTTTTTGATGATGATATTTGATTTTGCAGGGTATTTTTTGATGATGATATTTGATTTTGCAGGGTATTTTTTGATGTAAGT
It includes:
- the LOC144445773 gene encoding XK-related protein 6-like; the encoded protein is MTEGGGEPGDRVLQQQGSEKKDKSNISYNGIKRQKYTIWDFLFTFGSMITFLADLATDLLLSVQYYRHDDYWWCGLTFGFIFVPSIITQAFSIRWYHVDLKEDQGDGDTVGKKTSTCKEWFFWGFLHIFQLGPLNRYIMTLWYGWRSRSDPQHYYKMVFEYRDVTMLRLLESFMESAPQLVLQLYIMTRQQEAHWLTATSACVSLVSLAWALAAYHKALRESRDDKENISYVGIVFQMTWRLFTVAARVIALALFASIFLWAVFIIVIVHWLGMTLWLVVQKTEFCGTGVEEILFDGVIGIVYIFCFFNMKEGRTRYRMATFYCIIFVENSFLIGLWYWQKEEDYVYTIPALFFVWGGFVIGIFCMILYYLCCHPTGNIQCCPDDSQGDAESRYVQTTTAIDGLIDVVDATPSQRHEPQVLRSPCEANFFIREKKSMSWGGGWKALHSPGEVPPAVNSTTPNHFYVEVPNTDGMAEECEGRVSKESNQSDIKESETEF